Proteins encoded in a region of the Streptococcus sanguinis genome:
- a CDS encoding GtrA family protein: MKTLIKKFFDNEVLSYLFFGVAATLVYMTTRLLIFALTGQTLFATITANVTAVLFAFITNDTIVFKQQRKGWQKRLLKFALARSGTLLLDIVLAKLLVDTYPNIIGQFVKNERNLINSIESLFSQVLIIVLNYVFSKVFIFENKKAN, from the coding sequence ATGAAAACTTTAATCAAAAAATTCTTTGACAATGAGGTTCTGTCCTATCTTTTCTTTGGTGTGGCAGCTACCCTTGTTTATATGACTACTCGTCTCCTTATCTTCGCTCTTACAGGACAGACATTATTTGCGACCATTACTGCTAATGTCACAGCAGTACTTTTTGCCTTTATCACAAATGATACCATTGTCTTTAAACAGCAGCGCAAAGGTTGGCAAAAACGACTTCTTAAATTTGCTCTGGCTCGTTCTGGCACTCTTTTGCTAGATATTGTTCTTGCAAAATTATTAGTAGATACTTACCCTAATATTATCGGGCAATTTGTCAAAAATGAACGCAACCTTATCAACTCGATAGAGTCTCTTTTCTCTCAAGTGCTTATTATTGTCCTCAACTATGTTTTCAGCAAAGTCTTTATCTTTGAAAACAAGAAAGCTAATTGA
- a CDS encoding QueT transporter family protein produces the protein MKQEKLTVRDLAQIAIVAAIYVALTITPPLNAISYGAYQFRISEMMNFMAFYNRKYIMGVTIGCMIANLYSFGIVDVFVGGGSTLVFLSLGVYLFSRYKNQYLIKGLIRLDHFYFAVFFSISMVTIAAELHFLQGLPFFLTWFTTGIGEFASLIAGAIIINQIAKSIDLAK, from the coding sequence ATGAAACAAGAAAAACTGACAGTTCGTGACTTAGCTCAGATTGCCATTGTTGCTGCCATTTACGTAGCTCTAACGATTACGCCCCCTTTAAATGCTATTAGTTATGGGGCCTATCAGTTCAGAATTTCTGAAATGATGAACTTTATGGCATTTTATAACCGAAAATATATCATGGGAGTCACCATTGGTTGTATGATTGCTAATCTCTATAGTTTTGGAATCGTTGATGTCTTCGTCGGCGGTGGATCCACCTTAGTTTTCCTGTCACTGGGTGTCTATCTTTTCAGTCGCTATAAGAATCAATATCTGATTAAAGGCTTGATTCGTTTGGATCATTTTTATTTTGCAGTATTCTTTTCTATTTCGATGGTGACCATTGCTGCAGAATTACATTTCTTGCAAGGCCTGCCATTCTTCCTGACTTGGTTTACAACAGGCATTGGAGAATTTGCTTCCTTGATTGCTGGAGCTATCATTATTAACCAGATTGCAAAAAGTATTGATTTGGCAAAATAA